One window of Candidatus Mycobacterium wuenschmannii genomic DNA carries:
- a CDS encoding DUF1214 domain-containing protein yields the protein MTVDPVATEAQHEQELAALELIKHPVVAAAYKSVAETWLGRAKASDAMRDRFDDAFAEVMFSAAMWSSNQDKLRPKVSCITRLAHPLDGHRIPGSRWGIDNPDSVYRVIPISGDERYEIHGRVGEHRMTENYFTLWDANMGTVDVLNGRTMQIDSDGSYTITVDSEPADGRPNHVRSTAAAHEFYIRDVLLDWAHDDPNHIEVQRLGGASSTPARTLDEQADATAAMMSYFANFTGKLSHGVYKMPPNHFDLGWSADRVGAMRNQVYVMGRFELAPGEAFVVDVSDGGAEYFTVPLSNIWGTTLELVDRTGSLNKAQSVANEDGSYTYVISPEDPGVANWIDSDGLREGILTLRMAEFGDAGPQPDLGAHGRVIMLDRLDDEVPHLPRISPQDRATQLAERRRSYLRRLPEGTA from the coding sequence ATGACAGTCGATCCGGTTGCGACCGAAGCCCAGCACGAGCAGGAACTTGCCGCGCTTGAGTTGATCAAGCATCCCGTCGTCGCGGCGGCCTACAAGAGCGTCGCCGAAACGTGGCTGGGTCGAGCCAAAGCGTCCGACGCGATGCGCGATCGCTTCGACGACGCCTTCGCCGAGGTGATGTTCTCGGCCGCGATGTGGTCGTCCAACCAGGACAAGCTGCGGCCGAAAGTCAGCTGCATCACCCGGCTGGCCCACCCGCTCGACGGCCACCGCATTCCCGGATCACGTTGGGGGATCGACAATCCCGACAGCGTGTATCGAGTCATTCCGATATCTGGTGACGAGCGCTACGAGATTCACGGCAGGGTCGGCGAGCACCGCATGACCGAGAACTACTTCACGCTCTGGGACGCCAACATGGGCACTGTCGACGTCCTCAATGGCCGAACCATGCAGATTGATTCCGACGGCAGCTACACGATCACGGTGGACTCCGAACCCGCCGACGGTCGGCCGAACCATGTGCGCAGCACGGCCGCGGCACACGAGTTCTACATTCGCGACGTGCTGCTCGACTGGGCTCACGACGACCCGAATCACATTGAGGTGCAACGACTCGGCGGCGCGTCCAGTACGCCGGCCCGCACGCTCGACGAACAGGCCGACGCGACCGCGGCGATGATGTCGTACTTCGCCAACTTCACGGGGAAGCTGAGTCACGGCGTCTACAAGATGCCGCCGAACCACTTCGACCTGGGTTGGTCGGCGGACAGGGTCGGGGCGATGCGCAACCAGGTGTACGTGATGGGCCGCTTCGAGCTCGCCCCCGGCGAGGCGTTCGTGGTCGACGTCAGCGACGGCGGGGCCGAGTACTTCACCGTTCCGCTGAGCAACATCTGGGGCACCACGCTCGAGCTCGTCGACCGCACCGGCAGCCTGAACAAGGCCCAGTCGGTCGCCAACGAAGACGGTAGCTACACCTACGTGATCTCGCCCGAGGACCCGGGCGTCGCGAACTGGATTGACTCCGACGGCCTGCGGGAAGGCATCCTGACGCTGAGAATGGCCGAGTTCGGCGACGCCGGTCCACAGCCGGATCTCGGCGCCCACGGACGGGTCATCATGCTGGATCGGCTCGACGACGAGGTGCCGCACCTGCCGCGAATCAGCCCGCAGGACAGGGCGACTCAGCTTGCCGAGCGACGCCGGTCGTATTTGCGCCGGCTGCCGGAGGGAACGGCCTGA
- a CDS encoding phospho-sugar mutase, translated as MHPTEWIAHDPDPVTAAELADCDADELAARFARPLSFGTAGLRGPIRGGPDAMNLAVVLRASWAVARVLTERGAGGSTVIVGRDARHGSATFATATAEVFAAQGFSVTLLPHPAPTPVLAFAVRETNAAAGIQITASHNPPADNGYKVYLDGGIQIVPPVDRDIETTIAAAPFADQIARTPVSPTDAGLLERYIERAARVRRGTAGAIRVALTPLHGVGGQVAVETLRRAGFDDVHTVAAQFAPDPDFPTVAFPNPEEPGATDALLTLAAEIGADVAIALDPDADRCAVGIPTPAGWRMLSGDETGWLLGDYILSQLDTAHAVVASTVVSSRMLAAIAARYGARHVETLTGFKWLARADADQPGSTLAYAYEEAIGHCVDPEAVRDKDGISAAVLACDLVATRKEAGRPVLDALDDLGRRFGYHLGGAVSRPVANADEAAALMRRLRSDPPARIAGFDCTTEDLVPRTDALLFTGGDDAATARVVVRPSGTEPKVKFYLEACSGERRRATALRDELNAAVRDW; from the coding sequence GTGCACCCCACCGAGTGGATCGCTCACGATCCCGACCCGGTGACGGCGGCCGAGCTCGCCGACTGCGACGCGGACGAGCTGGCCGCGCGATTCGCCCGCCCGCTGTCCTTCGGCACCGCGGGCCTACGCGGCCCGATCCGTGGCGGCCCGGACGCGATGAACCTCGCGGTGGTGCTGCGGGCCAGCTGGGCGGTGGCGCGGGTGCTCACCGAGCGGGGCGCGGGCGGGTCGACGGTGATCGTCGGTCGCGACGCCCGGCACGGGTCCGCGACATTCGCCACCGCAACCGCCGAAGTGTTTGCCGCCCAGGGTTTTTCGGTGACACTTCTGCCCCATCCGGCGCCGACACCGGTGCTGGCGTTCGCGGTCCGGGAAACGAACGCCGCAGCCGGAATTCAGATCACCGCCTCGCACAATCCGCCCGCCGACAACGGTTACAAGGTCTACCTCGACGGCGGCATCCAGATCGTCCCTCCCGTCGACCGGGACATCGAAACCACCATCGCCGCAGCGCCGTTCGCCGACCAGATCGCCCGCACCCCCGTCAGCCCCACCGACGCGGGCCTGCTGGAGCGCTACATCGAGCGCGCCGCGCGAGTCCGGCGCGGCACCGCGGGCGCGATCCGCGTGGCGCTGACACCCCTGCACGGCGTCGGCGGGCAGGTGGCCGTCGAGACGCTGCGGCGCGCGGGCTTCGACGACGTGCACACGGTCGCCGCCCAGTTCGCACCCGACCCGGACTTTCCCACCGTCGCGTTTCCCAACCCCGAGGAACCGGGCGCCACCGACGCGCTGCTGACACTGGCCGCCGAGATCGGCGCCGACGTGGCGATCGCGCTCGACCCCGACGCGGACCGATGCGCAGTCGGCATCCCGACCCCGGCCGGTTGGCGAATGCTGTCCGGTGACGAAACCGGTTGGCTCCTCGGCGATTACATCTTGTCGCAGCTCGACACCGCGCACGCCGTGGTGGCCAGCACGGTGGTGTCGTCGCGCATGCTGGCGGCGATCGCCGCGCGGTACGGGGCGCGGCACGTGGAGACGCTGACCGGTTTCAAATGGCTGGCCCGCGCCGACGCCGACCAGCCCGGCAGCACGCTGGCGTATGCGTACGAGGAGGCCATCGGACATTGCGTCGACCCCGAGGCGGTCCGGGACAAGGACGGGATCAGCGCCGCGGTGCTGGCCTGCGACCTGGTCGCGACGCGCAAGGAGGCTGGCCGCCCGGTGCTCGATGCGCTCGATGACCTGGGCCGCCGCTTCGGGTACCACCTCGGCGGCGCGGTATCACGTCCGGTCGCCAACGCCGACGAAGCCGCCGCGCTGATGCGCCGCCTGCGATCCGACCCGCCCGCTCGAATCGCCGGATTCGACTGCACGACAGAGGATCTAGTGCCGCGGACCGATGCGCTGCTCTTCACCGGCGGCGACGACGCCGCAACGGCCCGGGTGGTAGTGCGGCCGTCCGGGACCGAGCCGAAGGTCAAGTTCTACCTGGAAGCCTGCTCGGGCGAGCGCCGTCGCGCCACCGCGCTGCGCGACGAGCTGAACGCCGCCGTCCGCGACTGGTGA
- a CDS encoding purine-nucleoside phosphorylase, whose product MYDVRLGPDALASTAAQFIADHIGFTDHSVAIVLGSGWAPAVSALGRPIATVPMAEVPGFTPPSAEGHTGQVLSVSIGVHRVLVLAGRVHAYEGHDLQHVVHPVRTACAAGARVVVLTNAAGAVRPDFAVGQPVLISDHLNLTARSPLVGAQFVDMVDAYSPRLRTIARTVDPNLAEGVYAGLPGPHFETPAEIRMLRTLGADLVGMSTVHETIAARAAGAEVLGISLVTNMAAGITGGPLSHVEVLETGAASAARLGALLADVVARL is encoded by the coding sequence GTGTATGACGTTCGGCTCGGCCCTGACGCGCTCGCGAGCACCGCGGCACAGTTCATCGCCGACCACATCGGGTTTACCGACCACAGCGTCGCGATCGTGTTGGGATCCGGCTGGGCACCCGCGGTGTCCGCCCTGGGTCGGCCGATCGCGACCGTGCCGATGGCCGAGGTGCCGGGATTCACCCCGCCCTCGGCCGAGGGCCACACCGGCCAGGTGCTGTCGGTGTCGATCGGCGTGCACCGCGTGTTGGTGTTGGCCGGTCGCGTGCACGCCTACGAGGGCCACGACCTGCAGCACGTGGTCCATCCGGTGCGCACCGCCTGCGCGGCGGGCGCACGCGTCGTCGTGCTGACCAACGCCGCCGGCGCCGTGCGCCCGGATTTCGCGGTGGGCCAGCCGGTGCTGATCAGCGACCACCTCAACCTGACCGCGCGGTCGCCACTGGTCGGAGCGCAGTTCGTCGACATGGTCGACGCGTACTCCCCGCGGCTGCGCACGATCGCCCGGACGGTCGACCCGAACCTGGCCGAGGGCGTGTACGCCGGCCTGCCCGGCCCGCACTTCGAGACGCCCGCCGAGATCCGGATGCTGCGCACGCTGGGCGCCGACCTGGTCGGCATGTCAACCGTGCACGAGACGATCGCGGCGCGCGCCGCCGGCGCCGAGGTGCTCGGCATATCGCTGGTCACCAACATGGCCGCCGGAATCACCGGCGGGCCACTCAGCCATGTCGAGGTGCTGGAGACCGGCGCCGCATCGGCGGCGCGGCTGGGCGCGCTACTCGCCGACGTGGTCGCGCGCCTGTAG
- a CDS encoding MarR family winged helix-turn-helix transcriptional regulator: protein MARRASRRDLAEMLAELGRQAVAAELPVLESHGLSMWGYVVLTALDRSPIRTQAALAKAIGADKTRIIPTLDELQRHGHIERAPDPDDRRARLLAITEAGRAVKDAVQADIQRGEEHWLGQLSADERNVFLRVLNQLSERVAD, encoded by the coding sequence ATGGCGCGCAGGGCATCTCGTCGGGACCTCGCGGAGATGCTGGCGGAACTGGGCCGCCAGGCCGTGGCGGCCGAGCTGCCCGTGCTGGAGTCGCACGGATTGTCGATGTGGGGCTACGTCGTGCTCACCGCGTTGGACCGCTCCCCGATTCGCACCCAGGCGGCGCTCGCGAAGGCGATCGGCGCCGACAAGACCCGCATCATCCCCACACTCGACGAGCTGCAGCGGCACGGACACATCGAACGAGCGCCCGATCCCGACGACCGTCGCGCCCGGTTACTCGCCATCACCGAAGCGGGCCGCGCCGTCAAGGACGCGGTGCAGGCGGACATCCAGCGCGGCGAGGAGCACTGGCTCGGGCAGCTCTCCGCCGACGAGCGCAACGTCTTCTTGCGCGTGCTGAACCAACTCAGCGAACGCGTCGCCGATTAG
- a CDS encoding PE-PPE domain-containing protein yields MTTAVRTRSMSAVVLAAACATAIGMTPAVQSGLRTLATEVGLAANLGWIMGGTGNPIPDSNYLGNVETLYLNDSYLPNADSYSFVGLTTPEQFCPIICSPDQPYLTFGDSVDVGVGNLNTTVLPALADNEVSVLGYSQSATVATVWMNQLIDSNNPNLDNLHVTLLGDPNNVVSGILDRFQFADGTHLPFLNIPLDLSPTPTEGIDTDVFIGQYDGWNSFPSDPSNLYAVLNALIGIQTVHPYYPDPEAGVNLDIGNVIDLGKIGDTNFYSIPAPLPTLAFMYDGGPVGRFFYDSFSPYATLMNNWAYGNPGDPFVGVNGTDAIGPWQVDAYGQLMESGVAGFFLKMDPLQMLAGMQYAAAQTIIGPTNDILSALGQPDLSPSVVDSLMSGYDFTNQLDTMFLAQLEMLSATFPSLAPDVLFDGSPLISAQPLIDLVGYGFDIFNGFGA; encoded by the coding sequence ATGACGACGGCTGTCCGGACCCGTTCGATGAGCGCTGTAGTGCTGGCCGCGGCGTGCGCCACCGCGATCGGCATGACCCCGGCCGTTCAGTCCGGCCTTCGGACCCTGGCCACCGAGGTCGGCCTGGCCGCCAACCTGGGCTGGATCATGGGCGGCACCGGCAACCCGATCCCGGACTCGAACTACCTCGGCAACGTCGAGACCCTCTATCTCAACGACAGCTATCTGCCCAATGCGGACAGCTACTCCTTCGTCGGACTGACCACACCGGAGCAGTTCTGCCCGATCATCTGCTCGCCCGACCAGCCCTACCTGACCTTTGGCGACTCGGTCGATGTGGGCGTCGGGAACCTGAATACCACCGTCCTCCCGGCTCTGGCCGACAACGAGGTCTCGGTGCTCGGCTACTCGCAGAGCGCGACCGTTGCCACCGTGTGGATGAACCAACTGATCGACAGCAACAACCCGAACCTGGACAACCTGCACGTCACGTTGCTCGGCGATCCCAACAACGTGGTCAGCGGCATCCTCGACCGCTTCCAATTCGCCGACGGCACGCATCTTCCGTTCCTCAACATTCCGCTGGACCTCAGCCCGACGCCGACCGAGGGCATCGACACCGATGTCTTCATCGGCCAGTACGACGGCTGGAACAGCTTCCCGTCCGACCCGAGCAACCTGTACGCGGTGCTGAACGCATTGATCGGCATCCAGACGGTGCACCCGTACTACCCGGATCCCGAGGCGGGCGTGAACCTCGACATCGGCAACGTCATCGACCTCGGCAAGATCGGCGACACCAACTTCTATTCGATTCCCGCGCCCCTGCCGACGTTGGCCTTCATGTACGACGGCGGGCCCGTGGGTCGGTTCTTCTACGACAGCTTCAGCCCGTACGCGACGCTGATGAACAACTGGGCCTACGGCAACCCGGGCGACCCGTTCGTCGGCGTCAACGGCACCGATGCGATCGGACCGTGGCAGGTCGATGCGTACGGCCAGCTGATGGAGTCCGGTGTGGCCGGGTTCTTCTTGAAGATGGACCCGCTGCAGATGCTCGCCGGGATGCAATACGCTGCGGCGCAGACGATTATCGGCCCGACCAACGACATCCTCTCCGCTCTCGGGCAGCCAGACCTGTCCCCGTCCGTCGTCGACTCGCTCATGTCGGGCTACGACTTCACAAACCAGCTCGACACGATGTTTCTCGCCCAGCTCGAGATGCTGTCGGCAACTTTCCCGTCGCTGGCGCCTGACGTGCTCTTCGACGGCTCCCCGCTGATCTCCGCTCAGCCGCTGATCGACCTCGTCGGATACGGGTTCGACATCTTCAACGGGTTCGGCGCCTAG
- a CDS encoding oxidoreductase, with the protein MTRWLITGCSTGFGREIARAALADGHRVVVTARRAEAVQDVVDEFGDSALAVALDVTDAGQIAAAIAAAEQAFGGIDVLVNNAGHGYLSAVEEGEDAEVRKLFDVNFFGSVDMIKAVLPGMRARGSGHIINMSSMTGLVANPPNAYYSSTKFALEAVTEALATEVRPLGINVTAIEPGAFRTDWATRSMKESGRPIDDYHDVAARKDLIKQFADHLPGDPRKVAEAVLMVTKLDEPPLRLLLGRDVLKAMRDKITALSASIEEWKAVTKDVNFPDP; encoded by the coding sequence ATGACACGCTGGTTGATCACCGGATGCTCCACCGGCTTCGGTCGCGAAATCGCCCGGGCCGCGCTCGCGGACGGCCACCGTGTGGTGGTGACCGCGCGACGGGCCGAGGCGGTCCAGGATGTGGTCGACGAGTTCGGCGACAGTGCGCTTGCCGTCGCTCTGGACGTGACCGACGCCGGACAGATCGCCGCCGCGATCGCGGCGGCCGAGCAGGCGTTCGGTGGAATCGACGTGCTGGTCAACAACGCCGGCCACGGGTATCTGTCCGCCGTCGAGGAGGGCGAGGATGCCGAAGTCCGAAAGTTGTTCGACGTCAACTTCTTCGGTTCGGTCGACATGATTAAGGCGGTGCTGCCGGGGATGCGGGCGAGGGGGTCCGGGCACATCATCAACATGTCGTCGATGACCGGGCTGGTGGCCAATCCGCCCAACGCCTACTACTCCTCGACCAAGTTCGCGCTGGAGGCCGTGACCGAGGCGTTGGCCACCGAGGTTCGGCCCTTGGGTATCAACGTCACCGCGATCGAGCCGGGTGCCTTTCGCACCGACTGGGCAACGCGGTCGATGAAGGAGTCCGGCCGCCCGATCGACGATTATCACGACGTGGCTGCCCGCAAGGATCTGATCAAGCAGTTCGCCGACCACCTCCCGGGCGACCCGCGCAAGGTCGCCGAAGCGGTGCTGATGGTGACCAAGCTGGACGAGCCTCCGCTTCGGTTGCTGCTCGGCCGCGACGTACTCAAGGCGATGCGCGACAAAATAACCGCGCTGTCCGCGTCGATCGAGGAGTGGAAAGCGGTCACCAAGGACGTGAACTTCCCGGACCCGTAG
- a CDS encoding TIGR03086 family metal-binding protein gives MHTNEDLRPLHHVVVQTSVDVVSEVTAEDLARPTPCTGWDLAELLAHMTVQHLGFAAAARGNGAQVGLWDPETVRAQVLADPAGAYAAAAADVLDAFAGDVLEAPFRLPELAPDAPFPGAMAIGFHYIDYVVHGWDVARSLRRGYELPADVLAAALPLALFVPDGDFRAVANAPFGPAVAASDSGSDLDRIVAHLGRAPRWEPDRR, from the coding sequence ATGCATACGAACGAAGACCTCCGCCCGTTGCACCACGTTGTCGTGCAGACGTCCGTGGACGTCGTCTCGGAAGTCACCGCTGAGGACCTGGCCCGGCCCACCCCCTGCACCGGCTGGGATCTCGCCGAGCTACTCGCACACATGACCGTCCAGCACCTCGGCTTTGCCGCCGCGGCCCGCGGCAACGGGGCGCAGGTTGGGTTGTGGGATCCCGAGACCGTCAGGGCGCAGGTGCTGGCCGATCCCGCGGGTGCCTACGCCGCGGCCGCCGCCGACGTTCTCGACGCCTTCGCCGGCGACGTGCTCGAGGCGCCGTTCCGGCTGCCGGAGTTAGCGCCGGACGCGCCCTTCCCGGGCGCGATGGCGATCGGCTTTCACTACATCGACTACGTCGTGCACGGCTGGGACGTGGCCCGCAGCCTGCGGCGTGGCTACGAATTGCCGGCCGACGTGCTGGCTGCCGCGTTGCCGTTGGCGCTCTTCGTTCCGGACGGCGACTTTCGCGCCGTCGCGAACGCGCCGTTCGGCCCGGCGGTAGCGGCGTCTGATTCGGGGAGTGACCTCGACCGCATCGTCGCCCATCTGGGTCGCGCCCCGCGGTGGGAGCCCGACCGGCGGTGA
- the upp gene encoding uracil phosphoribosyltransferase — protein MDVRVVDHPLAAIRLTTLRDANTDSATFRAALSELTLMLVYEATRGLARENISVRTPLAETTGARLATPPLLVAVLRAGMGMVESAHVLLPEASVGFVGVARDEETALPTEYLESLPGDLAGRPVIVLDPMLATGGSMAHTVALLQRRGADDITVLCVVAAPEGVAALENAAPTARLFTAAVDRGLDADAYIVPGLGDAGDRQFGPR, from the coding sequence GTGGATGTGCGCGTCGTCGATCACCCGTTGGCCGCTATCCGGCTGACCACGCTGCGGGACGCGAACACCGACAGTGCGACGTTTCGCGCCGCGCTGAGCGAGTTGACGCTGATGCTGGTCTACGAGGCGACCCGTGGGCTGGCACGCGAGAACATCAGTGTCCGAACACCATTGGCCGAGACCACCGGCGCGCGGCTGGCCACCCCGCCGCTGCTGGTCGCGGTGCTACGGGCCGGCATGGGCATGGTCGAGTCGGCCCATGTGCTGCTGCCGGAAGCGTCGGTCGGATTCGTCGGTGTGGCTCGCGACGAGGAGACCGCCCTTCCCACAGAGTATTTGGAGTCGCTGCCGGGCGATCTGGCCGGCCGGCCGGTGATCGTGCTGGACCCGATGCTGGCCACCGGCGGCTCGATGGCCCACACCGTTGCGCTGCTGCAGCGTCGCGGCGCCGACGACATCACCGTGTTGTGCGTGGTCGCGGCGCCGGAAGGTGTTGCGGCGCTGGAGAACGCGGCACCGACCGCGCGGCTGTTCACCGCGGCCGTCGACCGGGGTCTCGACGCCGACGCGTACATCGTGCCTGGGCTCGGTGATGCCGGCGACCGGCAATTCGGACCCCGCTGA
- the satS gene encoding protein export chaperone SatS, which translates to MAADLVPIRLSLTDGDRYTVWAPRWRDSGDEWEAFLGKDEDLYIFESPADLAGFVRTNSDNDLVDHPAWPALTEANAHKLDPPEDKQFDLVAVEDLVSDKPTAESVETLANALTIVSSIGSVCELPAVLKFFNGNPTLGSLSGGIDHFSGKAGLKRWHAIADVVGRGWDDVLSAVDAIVSIPDVDSKASEAAAAELAEPYEEEVAEPEAETAVEPEPEPVVDETARAAGDPVVLGADEDFWAKVGIDPIRIMTGTSNHYTLRCYFDDRPIFLGRNGRISVFSSERALARYLADEHDHDLSDLSTYDDIRTAATDGSLHVDITEDNVYVLSGLADDLAGGPDAVDHEQLDLAVEFLRDLGEYSEDTTVEKALAADQPLGTLITYILEPDSATSRPASPYLDAVEAWEELERFVDSRLRSE; encoded by the coding sequence ATGGCTGCTGACCTCGTGCCTATCCGCTTGAGCCTGACCGACGGCGACCGTTACACCGTGTGGGCGCCCCGCTGGCGCGACTCCGGCGACGAGTGGGAGGCGTTCCTGGGCAAGGACGAAGACCTCTACATCTTCGAGTCGCCCGCCGATCTGGCCGGGTTTGTGCGGACCAACTCCGACAACGACCTGGTCGACCACCCGGCATGGCCGGCGCTGACCGAGGCCAACGCCCACAAGCTGGATCCCCCCGAGGACAAGCAGTTCGACCTCGTCGCGGTCGAAGACCTGGTGTCGGACAAGCCGACCGCCGAGTCGGTCGAGACGCTGGCCAACGCGCTGACGATCGTCTCGTCGATCGGGTCGGTGTGCGAGCTGCCCGCGGTGCTGAAGTTCTTCAACGGCAATCCGACGTTGGGCTCGCTCAGCGGCGGCATCGACCACTTCAGCGGCAAGGCCGGACTCAAGCGCTGGCACGCGATCGCCGACGTCGTCGGACGCGGCTGGGACGACGTGCTCAGCGCCGTCGACGCGATCGTCAGCATCCCCGACGTCGACTCCAAGGCTTCCGAAGCGGCGGCGGCGGAACTGGCCGAGCCGTACGAGGAAGAGGTGGCCGAACCGGAGGCCGAGACCGCGGTCGAGCCCGAACCCGAGCCCGTGGTCGACGAGACCGCCCGCGCGGCCGGCGACCCGGTGGTGCTCGGAGCCGACGAGGACTTCTGGGCCAAGGTCGGCATCGACCCGATCCGGATCATGACCGGCACCAGCAACCACTACACGCTGCGGTGCTACTTCGACGATCGACCGATCTTCTTGGGCCGCAACGGAAGAATCAGCGTGTTCAGCTCGGAGCGCGCCCTGGCCCGTTACCTCGCCGACGAGCACGATCACGACCTGTCCGACCTGAGCACCTACGACGACATCCGTACCGCGGCCACCGACGGCTCACTGCACGTCGACATCACCGAGGACAACGTCTACGTGCTGAGCGGGCTGGCCGACGACCTCGCCGGCGGACCCGACGCGGTCGACCACGAGCAGCTCGACCTGGCCGTCGAGTTCCTCCGCGACCTCGGCGAGTATTCCGAGGACACCACGGTCGAGAAAGCGCTGGCCGCCGATCAGCCGCTGGGCACGCTGATCACCTACATCCTCGAACCCGACTCGGCCACAAGCAGGCCCGCGTCCCCATACCTCGACGCGGTCGAGGCGTGGGAGGAACTCGAGCGCTTCGTGGACTCACGGCTCCGGAGCGAGTGA